One genomic segment of Stigmatopora argus isolate UIUO_Sarg chromosome 3, RoL_Sarg_1.0, whole genome shotgun sequence includes these proteins:
- the bida gene encoding BH3 interacting domain death agonist isoform X2: protein MDLTTLANGQNATLVVFSFLQADCCNEQYKKAVSCLGKELEETWICQEDGAIECDGSNQPDNLASSIGDILPSVDLHWPGGQVEARVLQDVAAQLREIAARLERSVVDQAARNLHTNVMSSPSEDWLGLLKSEVQRALMQGVVLEQLPQERVVVALSLTLVKKVCEYTPQLLRDLFNTTLQYIGHQRTH, encoded by the exons ATGGATTTGACGACGTTGGCCAACGGTCAAAACGCAACTTTGGTGGTTTTCAGCTTCCTCCAAGCCGACTGCTGCAACGAACAATACAAAAAAGCTGTGAGCTGCTTGGGCAAAGAACTCGAAGAAACTTGGATTTGTCAAGAAGACGGAGCTATCGAATGCGACGGCAGCAACCAGCCCGACAATTTAGCTTCGTCCATCGGTGACATATTGCCGTCTGTGGATCTTCACTGGCCCG GTGGTCAAGTCGAAGCGAGAGTTCTGCAGGATGTTGCGGCTCAGCTGAGAGAAATTGCAGCCAGGCTCGAGCGCAGTGTTGTGGATCAGGCCGCCCGAAACCTGCACACGAATGTCATGTCTTCACCCAGTGAG GACTGGCTGGGCCTCCTCAAAAGTGAGGTGCAGAGGGCATTGATGCAAGGGGTGGTCTTAGAGCAGCTACCGCAAGAGAGGGTCGTTGTGGCTCTCAGCCTGACATTGGTGAAGAAGGTTTGCGAATACACCCCACAACTACTCAGAGACCTCTTCAATACCACACTGCAGTATATCGGCCACCAGAGGACGCATTGA
- the bida gene encoding BH3 interacting domain death agonist isoform X1, with product MDLTTLANGQNATLVVFSFLQADCCNEQYKKAVSCLGKELEETWICQEDGAIECDGSNQPDNLASSIGDILPSVDLHWPVGGQVEARVLQDVAAQLREIAARLERSVVDQAARNLHTNVMSSPSEDWLGLLKSEVQRALMQGVVLEQLPQERVVVALSLTLVKKVCEYTPQLLRDLFNTTLQYIGHQRTH from the exons ATGGATTTGACGACGTTGGCCAACGGTCAAAACGCAACTTTGGTGGTTTTCAGCTTCCTCCAAGCCGACTGCTGCAACGAACAATACAAAAAAGCTGTGAGCTGCTTGGGCAAAGAACTCGAAGAAACTTGGATTTGTCAAGAAGACGGAGCTATCGAATGCGACGGCAGCAACCAGCCCGACAATTTAGCTTCGTCCATCGGTGACATATTGCCGTCTGTGGATCTTCACTGGCCCG TAGGTGGTCAAGTCGAAGCGAGAGTTCTGCAGGATGTTGCGGCTCAGCTGAGAGAAATTGCAGCCAGGCTCGAGCGCAGTGTTGTGGATCAGGCCGCCCGAAACCTGCACACGAATGTCATGTCTTCACCCAGTGAG GACTGGCTGGGCCTCCTCAAAAGTGAGGTGCAGAGGGCATTGATGCAAGGGGTGGTCTTAGAGCAGCTACCGCAAGAGAGGGTCGTTGTGGCTCTCAGCCTGACATTGGTGAAGAAGGTTTGCGAATACACCCCACAACTACTCAGAGACCTCTTCAATACCACACTGCAGTATATCGGCCACCAGAGGACGCATTGA
- the wee2 gene encoding wee1-like protein kinase 2: MAMFFDDIPQQLDFSSYGKESSDGSSSENTSDDCTSRMRSPSSPACRTPRIQRHRSRNSSLSSPLRCTSPIPYTSWKKLTLCDSPSTPKSLLSKSSQPHSTKRIYRPTRTLRSYSAVAKLIQAPSVNVNPFTPTSERRFSEQQQHWKGSRRSDSDVYYGRRLKHSLTSSEEDDEAFLPPKRQAVQSLMLSRYESEFLELDRIGVGEFGTVYKCVKRLDGCLYAIKRSRRPLAGSANEQLALKEVYAHAVLGQHPHVVRYYSAWAEEDHMIIQNEYCNGGSLSDIIRTKELQGEMFSETELKDLLLQVSMGLKYIHSVGLVHLDIKPSNIFVCQRSASSTADEGDSEEENESHTAGDIYKIGDLGHVTSIHNPQVEEGDSRFLAREILHEDYTHLPMADIFALGLTVLLAAGAPPMPQNGEEWHRLREGYLPRLSQELCSPFKGLLQLLLDPNPSKRPSARELCKHSILREERTERLAAQLRRELNVEKFRTAMLEKELQEAREAALSPKQSRLPICKLSEKTWSLPRSGRRLVGRKTARSMSFGCPGD, encoded by the exons ATGGCGATGTTTTTCGACGATATCCCACAACAACTAGACTTCTCTAGTTATGGAAAAGAAAGCAGCGATGGTAGCAGCAGCGAAAACACCTCTGACGACTGCACATCCAGGATGCGAAGCCCCAGCAGCCCCGCGTGTCGGACCCCCAGGATTCAACGCCACCGCAGTCGAAACAGCAGCTTATCCTCACCGTTACGCTGCACTAGCCCCATCCCGTACACATCTTGGAAGAAACTGACACTCTGTGATTCTCCTAGCACACCCAAG AGTCTGTTGTCAAAGTCGTCGCAGCCTCACTCTACCAAAAGAATATATCGACCCACGAGAACCCTGCGTTCCTACTCGGCCGTTGCAAAACTTATCCAAGCACCTTCAGTAAATGTGAACCCATTCACCCCCACCTCGGAACGTAGGTTCAGTGAGCAGCAGCAGCATTGGAAAGGCAGCCGTAGAAGTGATTCGGATGTTTATTATGGCCGCAG gtTGAAACATAGTCTGACATCATCAGAGGAGGATGATGAAGCCTTCCTGCCACCAAAG cGGCAAGCTGTCCAATCCCTCATGTTGTCGCGCTATGAGAGTGAGTTCCTGGAGCTGGATCGCATCGGCGTGGGAGAGTTTGGCACCGTTTACAAGTGCGTGAAGAGGCTGGATGGTTGCCTGTACGCCATCAAACGGTCCCGGCGACCCCTTGCAGGCTCTGCCAATGA GCAGCTGGCTCTGAAGGAAGTGTACGCACACGCAGTTCTTGGCCAACATCCCCATGTTGTGCGCTATTATTCGGCGTGGGCTGAGGAAGACCACATGATTATTCAAAATGAATACTGCAACG GAGGAAGTCTCAGTGATATCATTAGGACAAAGGAGTTACAGGGGGAGATGTTTTCTGAGACGGAGTTGAAAGATCTGCTTCTACAAGTGTCCATGGGTTTGAAGTACATCCACAGTGTAGGACTTGTGCATCTGGACATCAAACCTA GTAATATATTTGTTTGCCAGCGTTCGGCCTCAAGCACTGCGGATGAAGGGGACAGTGAGGAAGAGAATGAAAGCCACACAGCAGGAGACATATATAAAATCG GGGATCTGGGACACGTGACATCAATCCATAATCCTCAAGTGGAAGAAGGGGACAGCCGTTTTTTGGCCAGGGAGATTTTACATGAG GATTACACCCATCTTCCCATGGCAGACATCTTTGCATTAGGTCTAACTGTCCTGCTGGCAGCAGGGGCACCCCCGATGCCCCAAAATGGAGAAGAGTGGCATCGTCTCAGAGAAGGTTACCTTCCGAGGCTTTCACAGGAGCTATGCTCTCCTTTCAAAGGGCTTCTTCAG TTATTATTGGATCCAAACCCAAGCAAGCGGCCCTCTGCCAGGGAGCTCTGCAAGCACAGCATCTTGCGAGAAGAGAGGACTGAAAGACTGGCGGCTCAATTGCGCCGAGAGCTGAACGTGGAAAAGTTCAGAACCGCAATGCTTGAAAA GGAACTTCAGGAGGCCCGTGAAGCTGCTCTGTCCCCCAAGCAGAGCCGTCTGCCTATCTGTAAACTTTCCGAAAAGACCTGGTCACTGCCGAGGTCTGGGAGAAGGCTCGTGGGTCGGAAGACCGCCCGGTCCATGAGTTTCGGTTGTCCTGGGGACTGA